A window of Candidatus Zixiibacteriota bacterium contains these coding sequences:
- a CDS encoding SO_0444 family Cu/Zn efflux transporter encodes MPIRRCRIERENSSGSSVVDTAFTAVARWADGVWTLLIASALWFLIGLVLAGLLWHWLRGRSLARRMAGNDFGGVVRAALIGIPLPLCSCSVLPIASQLRSSGASRGATAAFLVSTPETGVDSIALTYTLTDPILTIARPATAFVTAVVAGSMETLFFNRTEPDELIDKPREQSSRGQEVDVPDERRGIAHSIRYAFTDLMGDLAPYLLFGYLLAGLVGALFGQQLTDLPEILRSGWGGYAGAVIAGLPLYICASSSTPLAAVLLAGGFSPGMVLVFMMTGAATNLSAIAVVRKILGSAGTMRYLLAIAVVSIGFGLITDQVYQFLEIDPSYQFASGKDASSWYDVAAAVLLGVMMAYWTVRATTRRLASFFLK; translated from the coding sequence ATGCCGATCCGCAGATGCAGGATCGAGCGAGAGAACTCATCCGGCAGCTCGGTGGTTGATACCGCTTTTACAGCAGTCGCACGGTGGGCCGATGGCGTCTGGACGTTGCTGATTGCGTCGGCCCTCTGGTTTCTGATCGGACTGGTGCTGGCCGGACTTCTCTGGCACTGGCTGCGTGGACGTTCGCTGGCTCGCCGGATGGCCGGCAACGACTTTGGGGGAGTGGTTCGTGCCGCATTGATCGGCATTCCGCTGCCGCTGTGCTCCTGTTCGGTACTGCCGATCGCCTCGCAGCTCAGGTCTTCGGGAGCGAGCCGCGGGGCAACCGCGGCTTTCCTGGTCTCAACGCCGGAAACCGGGGTGGACTCGATCGCCCTTACCTATACGCTCACCGACCCCATCCTGACTATTGCTCGTCCCGCCACGGCTTTCGTAACAGCGGTCGTTGCCGGGTCAATGGAAACGCTGTTTTTCAACCGAACGGAACCTGACGAGCTGATCGACAAACCGCGCGAACAATCCAGCCGCGGGCAGGAGGTTGATGTTCCGGATGAACGCCGAGGCATCGCCCATTCGATCAGATATGCTTTCACAGACCTTATGGGAGACCTCGCTCCTTACCTCCTGTTTGGGTACCTGCTGGCCGGTCTGGTCGGGGCATTGTTCGGTCAACAGCTCACCGATCTCCCTGAGATACTGCGTTCGGGCTGGGGCGGTTATGCCGGAGCAGTAATCGCCGGTTTGCCACTGTATATCTGCGCGAGCAGTTCGACCCCTTTGGCTGCGGTACTATTGGCCGGGGGCTTTTCACCCGGCATGGTGCTCGTTTTCATGATGACGGGCGCCGCCACTAACCTCTCGGCCATAGCGGTCGTCCGGAAAATCCTCGGCTCGGCCGGCACGATGCGCTACCTGCTGGCGATCGCGGTGGTCTCGATCGGTTTTGGGCTGATAACCGACCAGGTCTATCAATTCCTCGAAATTGACCCGTCGTACCAATTTGCCTCAGGGAAGGATGCGTCGTCCTGGTACGACGTGGCAGCGGCCGTTTTGCTCGGGGTGATGATGGCCTACTGGACCGTCAGGGCGACTACGAGACGGCTGGCCAGTTTCTTCTTGAAGTAG
- a CDS encoding ComF family protein — MTGRKLLTSPMARAVLDFVFPPLCPGCGEYLDGEHPICGTCRGRFDTYEFPFCIRCRLQISVWPECPSCRCSLLPLFAYGNYVDPLKQVILEMKFRGMLDSIPELVDGLTETFGERIASRQADCLVPIPLHPAREYARGYNQALEIASALSCRLELPVQRGLLYRHAKRKPQQTLPAARRATNIRGVFDVAGSDLEGARVLLVDDIVTSGETAMEATRVLEAAGHRVVGVIALAHGL; from the coding sequence ATGACCGGACGTAAACTTCTCACTTCACCGATGGCTCGGGCAGTGCTGGATTTTGTCTTCCCGCCGCTGTGCCCGGGATGCGGTGAGTATCTCGATGGCGAACACCCGATATGCGGGACCTGCCGCGGACGGTTTGATACCTACGAATTCCCGTTCTGTATCCGTTGTCGCCTGCAGATTTCCGTTTGGCCGGAATGTCCTTCGTGCCGCTGCTCTCTTCTGCCGCTTTTTGCATACGGCAACTACGTTGACCCGCTCAAGCAGGTAATCCTGGAAATGAAGTTCCGGGGGATGCTCGATTCTATCCCGGAACTGGTTGACGGATTGACCGAAACGTTCGGCGAACGAATCGCGTCGCGTCAGGCCGATTGCCTAGTGCCGATTCCGCTACATCCGGCCCGGGAGTACGCGCGCGGGTACAACCAGGCGCTTGAAATCGCCAGTGCGCTGTCCTGCCGGCTGGAGCTGCCCGTGCAACGAGGGCTTTTGTACCGACATGCAAAGCGAAAGCCGCAGCAGACCCTTCCCGCCGCCCGTCGCGCCACCAATATCCGCGGTGTATTTGACGTGGCCGGTTCCGATCTGGAAGGTGCACGCGTGCTCCTGGTTGATGATATTGTTACGTCCGGCGAAACGGCGATGGAAGCAACAAGAGTGCTTGAGGCCGCAGGTCACCGGGTGGTCGGCGTTATCGCTCTTGCGCACGGGCTGTGA
- a CDS encoding tyrosine recombinase: MIASLIDDFLQHLRLERGLSTNTIDAYRSDLAAFQHACKIQELTGYTPSVVAGYFSRLAKEGRRPATLTRKISSVRHFFAYLQQSGRIKENPALMYAAPRIARYHPDYLSPEQIDSIIRAVDPESATAARDRMIVEVLYGCGLRLSELINLRKQDIEFEAGFVRVTGKGGKQRLVPIGDYARKAVLSYLDRRAASDSDENLPLVLNRFGKRFSRVGLWQIVRKLVKRAGLAKRVTPHTFRHSFATHLIEGGADLRVVQEMLGHADISTTEIYTQIDRDYIIAEHRKYHPRELAGFRGAKKQA, translated from the coding sequence GTGATTGCGAGTTTGATCGACGATTTCCTGCAGCATCTTCGGCTGGAACGCGGGCTTTCGACGAACACGATCGATGCTTATCGCTCCGACCTTGCCGCCTTTCAGCACGCCTGCAAAATACAGGAACTTACGGGCTACACTCCGTCGGTGGTCGCCGGTTACTTCTCGCGCCTGGCCAAGGAGGGCCGCCGGCCGGCCACGCTGACCCGCAAGATCTCCAGCGTCAGGCACTTCTTTGCCTACCTGCAGCAGTCCGGTCGCATCAAAGAGAACCCCGCGCTGATGTACGCTGCGCCCCGGATCGCCCGTTACCACCCCGACTACTTGTCGCCCGAACAGATCGATTCGATAATCCGCGCGGTCGATCCGGAGTCGGCCACTGCCGCAAGGGATCGCATGATCGTGGAGGTACTTTACGGTTGTGGGCTCCGCCTGTCCGAATTGATCAACCTCCGAAAGCAGGATATAGAGTTTGAAGCCGGATTCGTGAGGGTCACCGGCAAAGGCGGTAAGCAACGGCTCGTGCCGATAGGGGACTACGCCCGAAAGGCGGTGCTGTCCTATCTTGACCGGCGGGCGGCATCGGACTCGGACGAAAACCTGCCGCTCGTGTTGAATCGCTTCGGGAAACGATTCTCGAGAGTTGGGCTCTGGCAGATAGTCAGGAAGCTGGTCAAACGGGCGGGTCTGGCAAAGAGGGTCACGCCCCATACCTTCCGCCATTCATTTGCGACCCATCTCATTGAGGGAGGGGCGGATCTGCGAGTTGTACAAGAAATGCTCGGTCATGCCGATATATCTACTACCGAGATTTACACGCAGATAGACCGAGACTATATCATTGCTGAACACCGAAAATATCACCCTCGAGAGCTGGCCGGGTTTAGAGGCGCCAAAAAGCAGGCATAA